The following coding sequences lie in one Mucilaginibacter sp. KACC 22773 genomic window:
- the lpxD gene encoding UDP-3-O-(3-hydroxymyristoyl)glucosamine N-acyltransferase: MQFTAQDISFLLNGTVEGDPSVTVSQLAKIEEGAAGSLSFLANPKYEQYLYTTNASVVIVNNDLQLTGPVTATLIRVENAYSAFSVLLEKYNTFKLNKKGIEQPCFIHPTAQIGAEPYIGAFAYIGLNAKIGDNCKIYPNVNISDNVTIGNNVTLFSGVTVYFDCVIGDNVIVHSGAVIGSDGFGFAPNPDGTYTKVAQIGNVILEDDVEVGSNTTIDRATMGSTVIRKGVKLDNLIQIAHNVEIGANTVIAAQAGISGSTKIGENVIMGGQVGLVGHISIANRSQFQAQSGVSRTIAEEGKKWAGTPATLYSANMRSNVVISRLPELEKRINELEKIIAELKRDSH; encoded by the coding sequence ATGCAATTTACTGCCCAGGATATAAGTTTTCTGCTTAACGGAACGGTGGAAGGTGACCCTTCGGTTACCGTTAGTCAGTTAGCTAAAATAGAAGAAGGGGCCGCCGGCAGCCTTTCTTTTTTGGCCAACCCCAAATATGAGCAGTATTTATATACTACCAATGCTTCTGTAGTTATTGTCAATAATGATTTACAACTTACCGGCCCGGTAACGGCCACGCTTATCCGGGTTGAGAATGCCTACAGCGCGTTTTCGGTATTGTTGGAGAAGTACAACACGTTTAAGCTTAACAAAAAAGGTATCGAGCAACCTTGCTTTATACATCCAACAGCCCAGATTGGCGCCGAGCCTTACATAGGGGCATTTGCCTACATCGGCCTTAACGCAAAAATTGGCGATAACTGCAAAATTTATCCCAATGTTAACATATCTGATAATGTAACCATTGGTAACAACGTTACCTTATTTTCGGGCGTTACGGTTTATTTTGATTGTGTGATAGGCGATAATGTTATTGTACACTCCGGTGCCGTTATTGGAAGCGATGGTTTTGGTTTTGCCCCTAATCCTGATGGCACTTACACTAAAGTAGCCCAGATAGGTAACGTTATCCTGGAAGACGATGTTGAGGTTGGTTCAAATACCACTATCGACAGAGCAACCATGGGATCGACAGTGATACGCAAAGGCGTAAAATTGGATAACCTGATACAGATAGCCCATAATGTAGAGATAGGTGCAAATACCGTAATTGCCGCGCAAGCGGGCATTTCGGGAAGCACTAAAATTGGCGAGAATGTGATTATGGGCGGCCAGGTTGGTTTGGTTGGTCACATCAGCATTGCAAACCGTTCGCAGTTCCAGGCACAGTCGGGTGTTAGCAGAACTATTGCCGAGGAAGGAAAAAAATGGGCCGGTACGCCGGCTACGCTATACAGCGCAAACATGCGTTCAAACGTGGTCATAAGCCGCCTTCCCGAATTGGAGAAAAGAATAAACGAATTAGAAAAAATAATAGCAGAATTAAAGAGGGACAGTCATTAG
- a CDS encoding response regulator transcription factor, with product MNVLIIEDEKALAQELEIFLTNYNYICEVCYNGASASEKIATNLYDFILIDLGLPDYDGLDLLKEVKKQGLDAACIILTARAEINDRIKGLDLGADDYLPKPFSLLELQSRMQAIIRRKFGVKNNIIDLDGFLIDLTNRTISYGTSMVNTITKKEFDLIAYLILHKNRTLTRMQLSEHIWGSVVNNDYDSNYIDAHIKNIRKKLNAFASPDWLETVRGLGYKIKINA from the coding sequence ATGAATGTTTTAATTATTGAAGACGAAAAAGCGCTTGCACAGGAACTGGAGATATTTCTGACCAATTATAACTACATCTGCGAGGTTTGTTATAATGGAGCTTCGGCGTCAGAAAAAATTGCCACCAATTTATATGATTTTATACTGATAGATTTGGGTTTGCCTGATTACGATGGGCTCGATTTGTTAAAAGAGGTAAAAAAACAGGGTTTGGATGCGGCCTGTATCATATTAACCGCCCGCGCCGAAATCAACGACCGCATTAAAGGGCTTGACCTGGGTGCCGATGATTACCTGCCCAAACCATTTTCATTGCTTGAGCTGCAAAGCCGGATGCAAGCTATTATTCGCCGCAAGTTTGGGGTTAAAAATAATATTATAGACCTGGATGGTTTCCTGATTGATTTAACCAACCGCACCATATCATACGGTACAAGCATGGTTAATACCATCACCAAAAAAGAATTCGACCTGATTGCTTACCTCATCCTGCATAAAAACCGCACGCTTACCAGGATGCAGTTAAGTGAACATATTTGGGGCAGTGTGGTTAACAACGATTACGACTCCAATTATATAGATGCACACATTAAAAACATCAGGAAAAAATTAAATGCATTTGCATCGCCCGACTGGTTGGAAACAGTGCGGGGGCTTGGATATAAAATAAAGATAAACGCTTAA
- the porX gene encoding T9SS response regulator signal transducer PorX, translating into MQDTTILWADDEIDLLRPHILFLSEKGYKVTTVTNGNDAVDTFKSGYFDLVFLDENMPGLTGLETLQQIKNINNDVPIVLITKNEEEYLMEDAIGSKIDDYLIKPVHPKQILLTIKKLTENKRLVTEKTTMAYQMDFRTLGMTLNDNLSHQEWVDVYKKLIYWELELEKLEDAGMHEILTMQKAEANMQFCKFIERNYLNWIKNPDSAPTSSPQLFKKKVFPKMDGKGPLFFILIDNLRYDQFKIINPIISEYFRMEEEDTYYSILPTATQYARNSIFSGLMPLDMEKRYPQMWQNDEDEGGKNLYESEFVADHLKRVLRRDCKYSYHKILNIDEGRALNESVSNLMNNELNVVVYNFVDMLSHARTDMQMIRELASDDAAYRSLTLSWFEHSPLFDLLKFLAQKQVRVIITTDHGTIRVKNPSKIVGDRNTNTNLRYKQGKNLNYNAKEVFHIRNPHDAMLPKLHLSSSFVFAKEDSYFVYPNNYNHFVNFYNETFQHGGISLEEMIIPIVTYGPK; encoded by the coding sequence ATGCAAGATACCACCATTTTATGGGCTGATGACGAAATTGACCTGTTACGACCACACATATTGTTCTTAAGCGAAAAAGGCTATAAAGTTACCACCGTAACCAATGGCAACGATGCTGTTGATACTTTCAAAAGCGGCTATTTCGACCTTGTTTTTTTAGACGAGAATATGCCGGGCCTTACCGGGCTGGAAACACTGCAGCAAATAAAAAACATCAATAATGATGTGCCTATTGTGCTGATAACCAAAAACGAAGAAGAATATTTGATGGAAGATGCCATCGGCTCAAAAATAGATGATTACTTGATTAAGCCGGTTCACCCCAAACAAATACTGCTTACCATTAAAAAGCTAACGGAAAATAAACGCCTGGTAACCGAAAAAACTACTATGGCCTATCAAATGGACTTCCGCACGCTGGGCATGACGCTGAACGATAACCTGAGCCATCAGGAATGGGTTGACGTTTATAAAAAACTCATTTATTGGGAGCTGGAACTGGAAAAACTGGAAGATGCAGGCATGCACGAGATTTTGACCATGCAAAAGGCCGAAGCCAACATGCAGTTTTGCAAATTTATTGAGCGCAATTATTTAAACTGGATAAAAAATCCCGATTCGGCGCCTACAAGCTCCCCGCAGTTGTTTAAAAAGAAGGTGTTCCCTAAAATGGATGGCAAAGGGCCGCTGTTTTTTATATTGATAGATAACCTTCGTTACGATCAGTTTAAGATCATCAACCCTATCATCTCCGAATATTTCAGGATGGAGGAGGAGGATACTTACTACAGTATTTTACCTACAGCAACGCAATACGCCCGTAATTCTATTTTTAGCGGCCTTATGCCTTTAGATATGGAAAAACGCTACCCGCAAATGTGGCAAAATGATGAGGATGAAGGTGGTAAAAACCTTTACGAATCGGAATTTGTTGCCGATCATTTAAAGCGCGTTTTACGCCGCGACTGCAAGTACTCGTATCACAAAATTCTAAATATCGATGAAGGCCGTGCGCTGAATGAGTCGGTTAGCAACCTGATGAACAATGAGCTGAATGTAGTTGTTTACAACTTTGTTGATATGCTATCGCACGCCCGTACCGATATGCAGATGATACGCGAGCTGGCAAGTGATGATGCGGCTTACCGGTCATTAACACTCTCGTGGTTTGAGCATTCGCCCCTGTTTGATCTGTTGAAGTTTTTGGCCCAGAAACAGGTGCGTGTAATTATTACAACCGACCATGGCACCATCCGCGTAAAAAACCCAAGCAAAATTGTTGGCGACAGGAATACCAATACCAATTTACGTTACAAACAAGGCAAAAACCTGAACTATAACGCTAAAGAAGTGTTCCACATCCGCAATCCGCACGATGCTATGTTGCCCAAGCTGCACTTAAGCTCGAGCTTTGTATTTGCCAAGGAGGATAGTTATTTTGTGTACCCGAACAACTACAATCATTTTGTTAACTTTTATAACGAAACCTTCCAGCACGGGGGAATTTCGTTGGAAGAGATGATCATTCCGATAGTAACTTACGGGCCGAAGTAG
- a CDS encoding bifunctional UDP-3-O-[3-hydroxymyristoyl] N-acetylglucosamine deacetylase/3-hydroxyacyl-ACP dehydratase encodes MNVKQRTIKSPVSVSGTGLHTGQRVTMTFNPAPENHGYKFRRIDIPGSPIIDADVDNVTDTSRGTTISQNGATVNTVEHVLAALVGMEIDNVLIDMDGPETPIMDGSSIQFVDIITETGFTEQEADREYYHIPYNIHYSEPDRKVEMVAMPLDDYRFTCMVDYNSQVLGSQHASISSITEFKKEIASCRTFCFLHELEMLLKHDLIKGGDLNNAIVVVDKEVDEEELAHLAKLFNRKDISVAPQGILNNAELRHQNEPARHKLLDMIGDLALVGVPLKGHIMAARPGHAANVAFAKKIKTLIKKEKSRKQVKVYDANAKPVYDTVEIMGLLPHRQPFLMIDKILELTKNHVVGAKNVTINEEFFKGHFPGAPIFPGVLQIEGMVQTGGILVLNTVPDPENYLTLFLKIENARFKSKVVPGDTIIYICDLLAPIRRGIATMKGVGMVGNRVVVEAELMAQIVKVKGNEA; translated from the coding sequence ATGAATGTAAAACAAAGAACCATTAAATCACCTGTATCGGTTTCGGGTACCGGCCTGCATACCGGTCAAAGGGTAACCATGACCTTTAACCCGGCACCAGAGAACCACGGCTATAAATTCAGGAGGATTGATATACCAGGCTCGCCAATAATTGATGCCGACGTTGATAATGTAACTGACACATCGCGTGGCACTACCATTTCTCAAAATGGGGCTACCGTGAATACTGTCGAGCACGTATTGGCTGCTTTGGTAGGTATGGAGATAGATAATGTGCTGATTGATATGGATGGCCCGGAAACGCCTATAATGGATGGCAGTTCTATCCAGTTTGTCGACATCATAACCGAAACAGGTTTTACCGAGCAGGAAGCAGACCGCGAATATTACCACATACCTTACAATATCCATTACTCCGAGCCTGATCGTAAGGTAGAAATGGTTGCCATGCCTTTAGACGATTACCGCTTTACCTGTATGGTTGATTACAACTCACAGGTATTGGGTAGCCAGCATGCCAGTATCTCGAGCATTACCGAGTTTAAAAAAGAAATTGCATCGTGCCGTACCTTTTGCTTTTTGCACGAGCTTGAAATGCTGTTAAAGCACGACCTGATAAAAGGCGGCGATTTAAACAACGCTATCGTGGTTGTTGATAAAGAAGTTGACGAAGAAGAGCTTGCCCACCTGGCCAAGTTGTTTAACCGCAAGGACATTAGTGTTGCGCCGCAAGGTATTTTAAACAATGCCGAACTACGCCACCAAAACGAGCCCGCCAGGCACAAACTGCTGGATATGATTGGCGATTTGGCCTTGGTTGGCGTGCCGCTTAAAGGCCATATTATGGCTGCCCGCCCCGGTCATGCTGCTAACGTAGCCTTTGCTAAAAAAATTAAGACCCTGATTAAAAAAGAAAAAAGCCGTAAACAGGTTAAAGTTTACGATGCCAATGCTAAACCGGTGTATGATACCGTTGAGATTATGGGCTTGTTGCCGCATAGGCAGCCTTTTTTAATGATTGATAAAATATTGGAACTGACCAAAAACCATGTGGTAGGGGCTAAAAACGTAACCATTAACGAGGAGTTTTTTAAAGGTCACTTCCCGGGCGCACCAATATTTCCAGGCGTATTGCAAATTGAAGGTATGGTACAAACGGGCGGTATATTGGTGTTAAACACCGTACCCGACCCGGAAAATTACCTGACCCTGTTTTTAAAGATCGAGAACGCGCGCTTTAAAAGTAAAGTAGTGCCGGGCGATACCATTATTTACATTTGCGATCTGCTGGCGCCAATCCGCCGTGGTATTGCAACCATGAAGGGTGTTGGTATGGTAGGTAACCGGGTTGTTGTTGAGGCCGAGTTAATGGCACAAATTGTAAAAGTAAAAGGAAACGAAGCATGA
- a CDS encoding HD domain-containing protein — MNKKKIINDPVYGFISIPTELIFDLIEHPYFQRLRYIKQLGMTHLVYPGALHTRFHHAIGAMYLMDTAIETLRNKGHNISDEEEEAVTIAILLHDIGHGPFSHALERTIIEGIDHEDISSMLMNKLNQQFNGRLTMAISIFNNTFPRKFLHQLVSSQLDMDRLDYLNRDSFFTGVSEGVISSERIIKMLNVKDDHIVVDAKGIYSIEKFLIARRLMYWQVYLHKTVIAGEELLVKIFKRCRELTLKGEDLFATPALKHFIKGGISKEAFMNQDHHLETFASLDDTDIMAAVKVWAGHNDFILSTLAQNLVQRKLYHVDISNKRPDKEFVNSLIKKAMKKYSISEQDAGYFVFTTSIRNNAYTAGDGNIGILMKDGHVHDITTASDNSNLEALAKTVKKYILCYSKELI, encoded by the coding sequence TTGAACAAAAAGAAAATAATAAACGATCCGGTTTACGGTTTTATCAGCATTCCAACCGAACTGATATTCGACCTGATTGAACACCCTTACTTTCAGCGGTTAAGGTACATTAAGCAATTGGGGATGACGCACCTGGTTTATCCCGGCGCGCTGCACACCCGTTTTCATCATGCCATAGGTGCTATGTACCTAATGGACACCGCTATAGAAACCCTGCGCAACAAAGGCCACAACATAAGCGACGAAGAAGAAGAGGCGGTTACCATTGCTATATTGCTGCACGATATTGGCCATGGTCCATTCTCGCACGCCCTGGAGCGTACCATTATTGAGGGGATTGATCATGAGGATATCTCATCTATGCTGATGAACAAACTCAACCAGCAGTTTAATGGCCGTTTAACCATGGCTATAAGTATATTTAACAATACTTTCCCCCGTAAATTTCTGCATCAGCTGGTATCAAGCCAGTTGGATATGGACAGGTTGGATTATCTTAACCGCGATAGCTTTTTTACCGGTGTATCCGAAGGGGTGATCAGCTCCGAACGGATCATCAAAATGTTGAATGTTAAGGACGATCATATTGTAGTTGATGCGAAGGGCATTTACTCGATAGAAAAATTTTTAATTGCCCGCAGGCTCATGTACTGGCAGGTTTACCTGCACAAAACCGTAATTGCCGGCGAAGAGTTGTTGGTGAAGATATTTAAACGCTGCCGCGAGCTTACCCTGAAAGGCGAAGACCTTTTTGCTACACCTGCGTTAAAGCATTTTATAAAAGGAGGCATCAGCAAAGAAGCCTTTATGAACCAGGACCATCACCTGGAAACTTTTGCCAGTTTGGATGATACCGATATTATGGCAGCCGTAAAAGTTTGGGCGGGGCATAACGATTTTATACTATCAACCCTGGCGCAAAACCTGGTGCAGCGTAAGTTGTATCATGTAGATATCAGCAATAAGCGCCCCGATAAGGAGTTTGTAAACTCCCTTATAAAAAAGGCGATGAAAAAATACAGCATAAGCGAGCAGGATGCCGGATACTTTGTTTTTACTACATCTATACGTAATAATGCCTATACCGCCGGCGATGGCAACATAGGCATATTGATGAAAGATGGCCATGTACATGACATTACAACGGCCAGCGACAACTCTAATTTAGAGGCATTAGCAAAAACCGTAAAAAAATACATACTTTGCTATAGTAAGGAACTGATTTAG
- a CDS encoding FAD:protein FMN transferase, with translation MLAVKTLGNNLTTYKRNVHAMGDKFEISVVGSDPLLANEQIEIAIDEINRVEKLLSAFGDHSNIKQINREAGVAPVKANGEIFRLISRALQISELTHGAFDITYFTGNTGNDTTSVENVTVKTAPYSVMQTNYQNVVLDAGKQTIFLKEKGMRIGFGANSKGYAADRAKFILQMNGVSSGVINSGGDLLTWGTQPNNKPWTVGTADPEQRKQPFAHLNISNMAFATSVNAEKYASISKKKFQSIASANKGFPVSEIKSVSVLSPTAELADAMASPMISIGINAGMYLINQLNQIACVIIDDQDRVYMSKGISI, from the coding sequence ATGCTGGCAGTAAAAACTTTAGGTAACAATTTAACCACCTACAAACGTAATGTACACGCTATGGGTGATAAATTTGAGATTAGTGTGGTTGGAAGTGATCCTTTATTGGCCAATGAACAAATAGAAATCGCTATCGACGAGATCAACCGGGTCGAAAAACTGCTTTCGGCTTTTGGCGACCACAGCAATATTAAACAAATTAACCGCGAAGCCGGTGTGGCCCCGGTAAAAGCCAATGGCGAAATTTTCAGGTTAATTAGCCGTGCTTTACAGATATCTGAACTTACACACGGTGCTTTTGATATTACCTATTTCACCGGTAATACCGGCAACGATACAACTTCGGTTGAAAACGTGACTGTTAAAACGGCCCCATACTCGGTAATGCAAACCAACTATCAAAATGTTGTACTTGATGCCGGCAAACAAACTATTTTTTTAAAGGAAAAAGGTATGCGCATTGGCTTTGGAGCCAACAGTAAGGGATACGCCGCCGACAGGGCAAAATTTATTTTGCAAATGAATGGCGTAAGCAGCGGCGTTATTAATTCAGGTGGCGATTTGCTAACCTGGGGCACACAGCCTAATAACAAACCATGGACGGTAGGCACTGCTGATCCGGAACAGCGGAAACAACCATTTGCCCACCTTAACATTAGCAATATGGCGTTTGCCACATCGGTAAATGCCGAAAAATATGCAAGCATCAGCAAGAAAAAATTTCAAAGTATTGCCAGTGCCAATAAAGGTTTCCCGGTAAGCGAAATTAAAAGCGTAAGCGTGCTTAGCCCAACCGCCGAATTGGCCGATGCCATGGCATCTCCTATGATTAGCATTGGCATTAACGCCGGCATGTATTTAATTAACCAGCTAAATCAAATTGCCTGTGTTATTATTGACGACCAGGACCGCGTTTATATGTCAAAAGGCATCAGCATATAA
- a CDS encoding sensor histidine kinase has product MKLRTKLTLFNAISKLVIVILFVLLVPVLIKNISSSYVDSKLIKQKNKLLQIVKSQGIETYIVNGEGYGSYLPLKDEYISLDEVDPKYFLDTIQRGKRLFSEGDTLEYRILSHTFKVKNKNYLLEIGKSVDTLDETSIPLQNLAFQVLLGMILLTVLADQVYSNYVLKPLRIIIKTKLVGQRFPNFQSYRKVRTTTSDFEHLDLSIHNMIETIADKFHKEREFISNASHELMTPISILQSKIENMFEEEDINDELKVRLLEMQKILNRLKSITKTLLLISQIENEQFLKEDKVSVSELLQDVYDEISIRLQDKNISYEVSVPDNWYMVNINKFLLFNLFFNLINNAIKYNREDGSIRVAAVAVHDKFIISITDTGIGIDAEALPLIFNRFKKFRQSLQQDSFGLGLPIVKSIAGFHNIEVDVVSEKDVGSTFKLIFPATLIIVS; this is encoded by the coding sequence TTGAAATTAAGAACAAAACTTACACTGTTTAACGCCATATCAAAACTGGTGATTGTGATACTTTTTGTATTGCTTGTACCTGTATTGATTAAAAACATAAGTAGCAGTTACGTTGATAGTAAGCTGATAAAACAAAAAAACAAACTGCTGCAAATTGTTAAAAGCCAGGGCATTGAAACTTATATAGTAAACGGCGAAGGCTATGGAAGTTACCTCCCGCTTAAAGATGAATACATAAGCCTTGATGAGGTTGACCCAAAGTATTTTTTAGATACCATTCAACGTGGTAAACGTCTTTTTAGCGAGGGCGACACGCTTGAGTACCGGATATTGAGCCATACTTTTAAGGTAAAAAACAAAAATTACCTCCTGGAAATTGGCAAAAGCGTTGATACCCTTGATGAAACCAGCATCCCCCTGCAAAACCTGGCTTTCCAGGTATTATTAGGCATGATATTGCTCACCGTACTTGCCGACCAGGTTTACTCCAATTATGTGCTTAAACCATTACGCATCATTATTAAAACCAAGCTTGTAGGCCAAAGGTTCCCAAATTTCCAGTCATACCGAAAGGTGCGCACCACTACATCAGATTTTGAGCATCTTGACCTGAGCATCCACAATATGATTGAGACTATTGCCGATAAATTTCATAAGGAACGCGAATTTATCTCCAACGCATCGCATGAGCTGATGACCCCGATATCTATCCTTCAGTCGAAAATTGAAAACATGTTTGAGGAGGAAGATATAAATGACGAGTTAAAAGTACGTTTGCTGGAGATGCAAAAAATTCTTAACCGGCTCAAAAGCATCACTAAAACCCTGCTCCTGATATCGCAAATTGAGAATGAGCAATTTTTAAAAGAAGATAAAGTTTCGGTAAGTGAGTTGTTGCAGGATGTTTATGACGAAATCTCCATTCGCCTTCAGGATAAAAACATAAGCTATGAAGTTTCGGTGCCCGATAACTGGTATATGGTAAACATTAATAAGTTCCTGCTTTTTAACCTGTTTTTTAACCTGATTAACAATGCTATAAAATATAACCGCGAGGATGGCAGCATCAGGGTTGCGGCAGTGGCCGTACATGATAAATTTATAATAAGCATAACCGATACCGGGATAGGAATAGATGCCGAAGCGCTGCCTTTGATATTTAACCGCTTTAAAAAATTCCGCCAGTCGCTGCAACAGGATAGCTTCGGCCTGGGGCTGCCTATAGTAAAATCTATAGCCGGCTTCCACAATATCGAAGTTGATGTAGTATCCGAAAAAGATGTAGGTAGTACTTTTAAGCTCATTTTTCCGGCTACATTGATAATTGTTAGTTGA
- a CDS encoding OmpA family protein, which yields MKSLKIKVATFSLALATVGILGSGCNSLTKTQKGAAIGAGAGGTVGAFIGKAAGNTALGAIIGGAVGGTAGAFIGRNMDRQAAEIKQTVPGATVTREGEGILVKFDSGILFDTDKSALKAEAQSNLQKLAVSLQNNPETNILIVGHTDNTGSDAHNMDLSIQRAQAVKSYIAAQNVPASRLQTSGKGETEPIADNTTVDGRSKNRRVEIVIVANSTMKNQAKQSAQ from the coding sequence ATGAAATCTCTAAAAATTAAGGTAGCAACTTTCAGTTTGGCATTAGCTACGGTTGGAATATTAGGCTCGGGCTGTAATTCATTAACCAAAACACAAAAAGGGGCTGCTATTGGCGCTGGTGCCGGTGGTACTGTAGGCGCTTTTATTGGTAAGGCTGCGGGTAACACTGCTTTAGGTGCTATTATTGGTGGCGCCGTTGGTGGTACCGCAGGCGCATTTATTGGCCGAAATATGGACAGGCAGGCTGCGGAAATTAAACAAACAGTTCCCGGTGCTACGGTAACCCGCGAAGGCGAAGGTATCCTGGTGAAATTTGACTCGGGCATTTTATTTGATACCGACAAATCGGCTTTAAAAGCCGAAGCGCAAAGCAATTTGCAAAAACTGGCTGTATCGCTTCAAAATAACCCCGAAACTAATATTTTAATTGTTGGCCATACAGATAATACAGGAAGCGACGCGCATAATATGGATTTATCCATTCAAAGGGCTCAAGCTGTAAAATCGTACATCGCGGCCCAAAATGTTCCTGCATCACGCCTGCAAACTTCGGGCAAAGGTGAAACAGAGCCAATTGCCGATAACACAACAGTTGATGGACGTTCAAAAAACCGCAGGGTGGAAATTGTAATTGTTGCCAACTCAACAATGAAAAACCAAGCTAAACAATCGGCTCAATAA